The sequence below is a genomic window from Nicotiana tomentosiformis chromosome 6, ASM39032v3, whole genome shotgun sequence.
TGTTGACTTCAAATCTTGGCACAAGAAACCCAACCGTAATTCATGAACTATTCATGGCCACTGCTGTGCTGGCAAAATGATATCTTAATCTTTGTTCTTAAGATGTCAGGCGACGTGATATATTTTGCAAAAGAGTTTGGGATGAATCTTTCCTTTTTGTCTTGTAAGTACATACAAGTTCTGCAACTAAGTCTCGGATAAATCTATCAAAGCTCATTTGTTCTTATGATGAGCATAACTGAAACTATGATTTTAGCGAAgtttattttgctgaattatgaTGGTTGAAAGGATGATTTTAGGGAAGTTTGCTTTACTGAATTATGATACAGCTCTTTCTTATGTATCCTGTTAGGCATTAGACCTTGGAAGAGGTGCAAATCCAGGAAGTTACATGGTTGAAGAGATCTGGGAAGAGCTTGCAAAAGCAAAATACTTGGAGTGGGAGCATGAATCTACAAGGCGCTCCTGGGAACTTCAGAACTTGAAGTAATAGCTCTTGCTTATGTCACTTATAAATTTCCGTTACTTTTGTTGTATTTTTATACCAATGTCGTAGGTTGTCTCCCCATTATTTTTATTGTGAAATGTGCCTCAGAGAATCCTGTGAATTAGCTCTCAAGGAGAAACACATGCTCGATAGTTCTCAGATGGAAGGGCTTGTAGATGAAAACTCAATGTCTCTTTTGAAGCAATTGGAAGCTGTGGACGAAGTTTTCATGAAAGCTGCAGAAGATGATACTCCAACTGAGGTGAGCATTCAAGCATTATCATCTTAGTGATTACTCCCTTTTGTAAGCAAGTGTGTTGTGTTATCCTTTGACACTGAGTATTCCCAGGTTCCTGATCACTTGTGTTGTAAAATCACTCTTGATATTTTTCGTGACCCTGTCATCACTCCCAGTGGGGTTACATACGAGCGGGCAGTGATTCTTGACCATTTGCAGAAGGTAAAATTTGTTTCCTCATCACCTTAGGCATCTCAGATTCTCTTCCATTTGTATTATATCGATATTCCTGAGTGTGCCAATTTAGGTGGGAAACTTTGATCCAATCACACGAGAACCACTTTATACGTCCCAGTTGGTGCCAAATCTAGCCATAAAAGAAGCTGTACACGCATTTCTGGATAGGCATGGCTGGGCATACATGATAGATTGAATTTTTCATTGGTATGATCAATATCATCTGATGCATGGCAATGATGGTGCTAGTGAAACCAAGAACAGAGCCAGAGGGTAAGGAGGACACGGCTTTTTGTGGGAGTCATCTGGCTAACAGCTTCCAGTATTATTGAATATTAACATGGTTTCCCATGTTAATCACAGTTGTACAGTGTAGTGCTTTTGTAATGGCTCGTTGGTCTTCATTAATTGTACAGCAAAACATCAAGCCAGCTTTTTGTGAGATGTTACAGTTACACTGTTGATCAAATGAAACAATAGTCTTTTGATATACAATGTCTGTTCCTGTGTGAAGAAATTGACAAGCTTGAACTAGCTTCTGACTTGATTTTCCAATATGTTCTCCATCACACCAATATAGGCACAAAATGAG
It includes:
- the LOC104085483 gene encoding E3 ubiquitin-protein ligase CHIP-like; this encodes MSPIVGSKQAEQLKQDGNSYFQKNRFGAAIDAYTEAITLCPNVPIYWTNRALCHRKRNDWQRVEEDCRKAIQLDHNSVKAHYYLGLALLQKEQYAEGVRELEKALDLGRGANPGSYMVEEIWEELAKAKYLEWEHESTRRSWELQNLKESCELALKEKHMLDSSQMEGLVDENSMSLLKQLEAVDEVFMKAAEDDTPTEVPDHLCCKITLDIFRDPVITPSGVTYERAVILDHLQKVGNFDPITREPLYTSQLVPNLAIKEAVHAFLDRHGWAYMID